Within Calonectris borealis chromosome Z, bCalBor7.hap1.2, whole genome shotgun sequence, the genomic segment ATTTTGTTATATTAAGAATGATTTTATCTCACCAATAACTATGGACAAGGTTCTAATTCTTTCCCACCGAGTTCTTCATTTCAACAACCAAAATGCCATCATGGCAGAAAAGCGCAGAGAGGTCTTTGTTCTCCACTCCATTAGGTAATTTGTATTGTCTGGTAAAGCTTCTGGACACAAAACCGTGTTCGTCCATCCTGGGTCCGTGCTGAGCTTTGATCAGGAGCCAGCCTTCGAAAGTTTGAATAATGATATCTTCGGGGCGGAACTGCACAACGTCCAGCAAGACCTGAAAGcgtgtgttttcctcctcctggccgcTCTTCCCGGCCCCAGCTGTACTTTCCGCGATACACCTTCTGTTGCTCAGTGCAGCTGTAGAAGGGCCCGGCAAAGCGAATAAAGAGTGGTCCAGTTTGTGTGCTTCCAGATCCTGGACAGCAAACTGCTCTTGATAGCGTACGGGAGTTTCCACCCAGTGTCTAATAACAGCTTCTGCCATTGCTGAGGCTCCTGTGTCGCTCTGGGGAAGCTGCAGAGTCAAAGCAAACTCTTCCCGGTCGTATGCCTCACCCGTAGACTAGTTTATCGGTTGATGTCGCCTTTCACTTTTAGCACAGGCAGAGCTTAACATTTGATAGGGCGTGTTGTGCTCCAGTGCCAGGAGACTTGTTTCATCTTTTATCCACTGACAATAGAGCACACTATTTATAGTGCTGGGGTCTTGAGTGGCTTCAACACATGCACAGCTTTCATGCATAAAtagtaaaagcaaaattttaatgcATCTCTGATTATTGCAGTATTGTGCTGTTTGTCGTTATGAATAATGAGGAGACAAATTATGTGAAAGATTCTTTGATTTAAATGGAAGTTTAATGATTCTGTTTTTCCAAGGGATACATGGCAATAGATACAAACTCTGTATTTCttctaactgaaataaaaagGTACTGAGGGAAGGGATTTAATTAGCTTGACAGTAGGAACGGAGTAGCTTTCAGGTTAGGTAAACTGAAATTATCAGGTGCATTGGACATTGTTGCAGAAGTTGTGTGTAGGTGAAATACAGGCATGGTTAACGGTGTTATTGGTGGGAGGAGGGAACCGTAACCATCCCTGCCCAAAGAGGGGGTGCCTGAAGGGCTGAGTCTGCAATCTTAGTGACCTACAAACACAGCAGAGCCTTCTCCAGCGTGTCAGGGAGTCAGACTCAGGAGTGCAGGGAGAATTACAGTGAAAGCTCATGTTTCACAGCTTCCAGGGGAGGGCAGCGttatttttccccagcagaaGACCACTCCAAATCCTTACTGCTATCACATTGTCCCAGTAACCTTCATCTTCTGGGGCTTAACAGCTTGAATCTATGATCCCATCTATCGCATCCGTCTGGGGAGCAGGATGGATGACCTCAAAGGCTCTCTGTGGTGTAATCTTCTTGCTACTCTGTGACCTCAGGGCAAATAATGCCTACAAGTGTTGGTAGTTTGGTTAACAAAACCTAAGAGGAGGGTGCAGTGAAAAGGGAAAAGCATTTCCAAATTTTAGTATGTTTGGTAGAAAATCCCTCTAGCTCGGCTTGGTAATGTAAAGCAGAATGCATTACAGCAACTGATGGTGAAAACTGTTTATTTCCCTCAGTTGCACTAATGCTAGAAATAATCAAACGAGATACTTTTATTCCTTCTTGTTTGGCTATTGTTGTCCAGAGCTCTGCCTCTCTCTTGTCCTTACATCTTCCATTACCACGAAAATGGCAAGTCAGTTTATATGGGATCTTTGGTTGCTAACGGGCTTATGAAGAAAGAGGCAGTTGAATTTTGATAGCTATCAGAAATGAACTTCTGTATTGAGTCGATAGCAGGGCAGGATTACCAGACATATCTATAATTAAAGTTCTAAggttgctattttattttagacTCATGAAGGCTGCATCACAAGGTAAGGAAATTTTCAAAGGTAGATTAAAAGTTCAAGATAACTTACAGTAATGGCCAACCATTTAATTGAGTATTGTGGGAAAGGAGAGTTATGCTACTTTATTTAACTATCGGCTCTTCTCCTGTCAAACTGTCCTCCAgaaatcatttaaaaatgcaattctgaatgTATGGCATGCTCAAATAGTGATAAAAATAACCTGGAGCGTTGCCCATTATCTGTTcagcagctgttttctgttttgctagcCAATGATTCACTCAATGAGGAAACTTTAACCCTGAAGTGAAGCGGTATGCCTGGTTGGTTGTGATATTATGCTTTTAGAGATTGCTGAAAGTTACTGCTGTCCCTACTGAATCCTGTGATGATAGCCTGACTGATTTTACTTCAATTTTGCACttcattaataaataataaactgtGCAGGAATACCGcagtcttttaatttttattttattttaattattcccATCTTCTCTGGAAAAAGGTAAACTTGCCTATACTTacactttaaatgaaaacagaaacccACCACCTCAGTGCGGCTCACTGTGGGACAACTATATCTATTCCCAGAAACAGTTGCGTTAGTCTTTCAAATGTCTGTGTAAAACATGCTTAGAACTGTCCGTCTGGCCTAATTAGCACGAAGGATGCTTTGAATACCCTTTAAACTCATGTCATGAGCAAAGCTCTACAATAGCATCCCTTTCTACTTTGTAGGGCAAGGAATTGGAAAGATTTTGGTAATGAAGCCGTGTAGCCTCTTTCTGCTCTCCCATCCTGCTCTCCCCGTGGTCCCAGTCCCCTCTTCTCTCTGTTTGCCACCTAAGGGCTCAGGAATTAGCACCATCTTTCTTACATCTTTGTTGCTAACACAGAGAATATgtcaacaggaaaaagaaaacatccttgAAATGCAAACATCCCAGcaatttagaatatatttttggGCTTTCAAATTTAAATATGGATGCGGTGCTTGCAACACTGAGGAACTTTTGATGCTTATGCTGCTATACTCTTCAAATATCTATAGCACGCTTCAGTCGAGCTATGCATTTTAATAACAATTGATTACTGAGGTCATTTTAAACCTTCACAGCAGATCCGGCAGGAGCAGGATCGATGTCCTTAACTGCCAGCTCAGCgccttgcattttctttccctgtttttcttgctcGCGAAGGCCTCGCCCGGTGCTGCGCAGCGGGTGGGAAACCACCGACTGGCGTGGGAAGTGTTGCAGAGCTGCTCTTTGCAAAACTGAGGTGAGGCCATTAGTTATCGTGGCCTCGCGCTTGTCAGTCCATGCTCTCTTTCGCTGATCGCACGTATTTACGGTCTCAGTATCTTTTACGGATTTTTAAGGGAAAGGAATGGGATCCATTGGCAACTTGCAACAGTCGGCTGGGAGAAACACGGTATAAATGGGTCACACCGACATCTTGTGGTGAGAGGAGAAAATAGCTGCGAAAAGAAAATCGCAGGCTGCCTGCTGCGTGCTGGTACCAGTTATCACTGCCAGTCTGTGAAACGCTTGTATGGAAAGAcaaatcagaggaagaaaaccgcaAGACTTAAATTACAAGAGGCCATTTTCAAGCTCATATAAGCTTCTTTCTCAgtattttgggggggaggaataAATATTTGATTCATGTTGAACGcatggaaaatacagaaagcaggCATCCTGGTAAAGCTGTATTGTAAATTGCAAAAATGCAAGCTGCACAAACTCATGAGAATAACACTTTTTTGATGCATATTTTACAGAAATGCAGGTGCATCGTGCCTGATGCAACTTTAAAATAATAGATTGCCTTGTCACAATTCTCTGCATGCTTGATTCCCCAAAGAAAAGCATGTATTTCAACTACCATTGAAATTCAGTAActgctgaaaggggaaaaaagctaaaaggCTGGCAGGATGAAGTGAACAAGAACTCTTCTAGCAAAAGCTAACAGGCTAAATTCAAATGAGAGCCATGTAATTACCCAAATGAATTTAGGCAGAGCACTGCAATTACTTTTACCAAAGCACCCCAGGATGCCACTCGTGATCTACTTCACATGTCATTCAAAAGAGATGCTGTCACTTCAGACTTGGCAATGTGTAAGAAACGTAAGGAAGAGTAGGACTTGGTGGGTTTTACCTGTGCTGGGTCTGTTGTATCCAGTATGGGAGTTTAAGCTTTGTGGTGATACCGAAGAGCTAGATAGTAAGATAAAATGTATGTGAGAATGGAATGTGGGGTGGCACTTACGGAAACTGGATGGTGAAGAGCTATTTTCCACGTGGCATTTAATGAGTGAGAAAATATTGTCTCCTACTTGTGTCACTTTGAGTCCATTACTTCTTAGAGCTGTGAGTTGTCCTTTTAGCTGGATTGTTAGATCTGTAAGCTCTGACGGAATCAAAAATGTAATCACAATTACTGCAACAGTCTAATCAGCAGATACCAGGTGTTCTGTTTTCAAGAGATATTGAGggatctttttttattaatgtctCGCTCCAACCACATGCATTTATATCGGTCAGTGAATGACAACATAACTCTTTCTGCAGCAAGACTTCATGCTGTGTTATACAACTTCTTGCAAGTTGTAAAGGCTGTGCTGTTACACAGCCAGCTTAACCGAAGGAAGGCTTCAGTCCGTGGGTCACGACCTTCAAAACCTGGAAAAGGCTGGATCTGCTCAACCTCTTGGAAAATCTCTCCAGGGCACTGATGCTCACTTGTAACTGTAAACTTGATCTCCTAATTTTAGGGGGCTCTCAAGAAGTGGAAAACTAATGTCAGCTTTTGCACTGAGAATTAAGTGTTTGCTCATTTGTTAGGAAGCTATGTAAGAAATATAAGTAAGCATGGAAAGGTCTATCATTTTGACATGTTACATCCACTATTACAAGACTTCTTTTGATATGTTGAGATGATAGAAGAATGAGGACAGGGGATGACAGGACCACACAGCAGCCGTTGTTGGAGCAACAACTTTACAGAAcagtgaaggaataaaaatgcaacttgtacaataatgattttaaaatttcaagttaCCGTAAAAGTTACTTTAAAGTGATGTTATGGAACTCTTTACaagtatttgttttgttattgacatggcttgttttttaaacatttttatgtctgttataggcaaatgcattcttgagAAACTCCTATAGAAAGCAAACTACAGTATTTTATCTGGAGTGATAATAATCTGTTCACTTCTTGCACACAGAACAGTAGAGAGGAAATGAACAACTGAAAGAGAATATCGTGCCTAAGGGCTTGGAAGCTCTGTTTTGCCACTGAAAGGCAGGATCTAATGCACTCTTGCTGTAGAAACAGTCTTATTTTTCACCAGTTAAAAATTAACTAGTGTTCCAAGAAGAATGCCAGTTTtcaggtttcctcctcctctgcctcactGAAGTCTTGACTTGGGACTTGTTAGGAATAACTTAAGGCAGTTGAGTACAATAGGATTGGTATTTATTTTGGATCTGTTTAAACTTCATAGCAAGTGCTCACTTGCTTATTTAGGATGTAAAACATCTATTCCATGGATCAGATCTTCAGGTTTGCATGTTTTGAGGTTGACCGCTTTAGTAAAAATAATAGAAGTATTGAAAATCTCACCTATGAAGTTCTGTGAGTAGTAatgtttctgctgtttaaaattaGGTACTCCCTAAGGCTTCTAGGGGTAAGGGCTGGAAAATCTAGGACCTAAATTACACATAAAACATGCTAACCTGTAATTAGCACAAAACCCCCATGATatcattttgtttggttttttctaagAACAAAGTTAAGACTGAAGTTAAATAGACAGAATGAGTTGAAGACCTATGGTGTACTGATGCTGTGGATATGTTTGTCAAAATAATTCCTTGCAAGAAAATAATTGAACTTACTAAATGAATTTTGAGATTTAAAATTTTCACTGTGTTGAAGTGTTGGAAGGGACTAAAGGTATAATTGAACACAATTCATTGCTCAGCTACCATGAAAATATTCTATTATGACATGCGTGCTAGAATCAAAACTACATTATAGAATACATTTTTCCATGTACTTAGGAAATTTTAGAGCTGTGGGCAATATTTTCTGAGTATTTGCTAGCAATGAAATATCAGCTGAATGGCCCTTGATATGAAGGTGGCCTGTGGCTTTAGCAAAGGTCTGTGACTTTGGCATTGGATGCTAAATGAAGCCACTGATTTAAGGCATCCTGCATTGCTGCATCCTGTGTCCTTTTTGACTGTGTCTTGTCGGCACAACTAGAATCAGTCAGATTCTTCTTTAACATCAAGAATCCATAAAAATTTCTCCAAACAACCCAAAAGTCACCCACCACCATGCATCACCAAGGTGGGTTAGTTCCCTAGGGCCAAGCAAAGAATCCCAGATCACTCAGCCCAAAACTCGTTGAGGCTGAGAGTCAACATGCTGGTCTGGAAGGTGGCCAGCTACGGATTCCAGGGTAGAAGCACCTCATCCAGGAAGTCCTTAAAGAGCAATTGCTGTGATTTGTGAAGGATTTACAGGAAGAGTTTGCTATGGTTACTGAACAATTCCTTTCTCCAATGACATAAATGTGCTGTTCAATGTCAACATACCTTGGGAGTTGACTTCTATGATGAGCATTTTTAACTGACAAGGAGCAGCTGGAGACTGGGTGGGTCAGTAATGAGAGTGGGGAAGGCTTGCCCCAAAATCTCAAGTTTAGAGTGACTGATAGGGGATTGATACTGTCTTCCTATGCTGATTTAGTGGATAATGTGAAATTTGTTGGTAGCCATGTCTCCATTCCATGGGCCACCTATTTGTATCACAAAGCCAGCCTCTCCCCCAAGTTTCGAGTCTTAGAAGCAAAGCCAATAATTCATTGGCAAAAATACTGCCTCCCCTTGCCTGTCCACATGCAGAAAGCCAACCAAAATCTGGCTCCTATGTCAGAATTGTTATTTCCTTCAGTATTGGAGTTAGAACAATATTTTCATATTGTCTTAATTTCCTGACTTTGGCGATGCCAGGAAGGCTGCAGAGGTTGTAAAACTTGATGTTAGAAATCCTTTTTTGTAGGGAGAGTTTTCAGTTAAATCTGAGGACCAAATTCTGATATATAAACCACATAATCCTTTTATCTTCATTGGAGTTGTACATAGCGTATATCAGTGCAGAGTTTACATCCTTAATTTTAACATTATCATCCATACTAGTTCTGAAATGACATGTTCTTTCATAGTACGGGTTCAGCTCAGAAGACAGCATTTGGCCAGACTTTTCTTTAAGATCACAGATTAAGTTTACTGTGAATCTTAATTTACAAGACTTGAACAGTTATGATATTCCGCAGACATGATAGTGAATGCTTTAATTAAGTGTTATGCCTGaaatttaaaacttatttctcctctctcttaCTTGAACTTCTGTTCATTCATGTTAGTAtttgaaaaatttgaaaacatgttttctggCCTGCTTTGTACACTTGCCTATGTGCAAAGACTCCATGCTGCGTAAGTTGGGAAAAAATAATGGgagacttgcttttcttcttaaaaaagtCATTGTATCATATAGCATACTGGCAGAATCTCACTCAGTCTTTACCGTACCCTCTAAGCAATGATCTCTGtacatgtaaatatttataaCATATGACCAGATACGTGGTTACTAGGTAAGGTAGCACTTTCTTTCCATTACTACAATACTTTCCTCCCCAAAAATATTTATCAATACAGCTATTTTTATAATAATACAGAGCAGAATTGCTGTGCAAAATCTATTGCTTGTATGTTGTTCTACTGAAGATCAGAAGATCCTTAATTAAACTTTATTGTGCTAAGGTTTATGTTTAGATAGCACATCgtgcaagaaataaaatatttgtagtgaGATCGAGACAGCAATAATGCTTATAAAGGCAGATTTAACTCCCATGTCAtagaaactgttttattttcacagcagaaGCTCTTTTTCCATATTAAACTTTGCTGTACTTAGTAGGTAAATTAAGTCTGTGCAGGCTAATAGGATAGTTTTGTAGTTATATTTGTAATACTGGACTTTTAAGTGCTTACCTATTCTTGGAGAGAACTTTAAAAACTAATTCAGATCTTCACCAGGCATTTTTAAGCATGTTAGCTATTCCATATAGATTATAGCGTTCTTTGGGGTCGGTCAAAGCTACTTACAGACAGCCGAAGAGTATGGACTCTGTTATTTATAAAGTGAGATGGGGCTTCTGCGTGCTAGGGATAAACAAAGCCACACGAAGATCATTCAGAAGAGTTAACCATAAGCAGAACCGCAAACCACAGAGGGGGCTTTGACATAACACGGTCAAAGGAGTTAGTGCGGTTGGCATTTTGTTTcaattcaaaatatattcagTTATACGGAGCATGACTGATGGATGGATAAGGAAGTTAGAAGAAGAGAATGAGAGTGAAAGACAAAATGGATAGAGAGAAATGTTCTAAACCAAGGAAATTTGATTACTAGTGTACAAGCAAGTTCTCACTCAGCAAAATATACTGAGCGATAGTAGCCGAAGGCAGCTCGATGTTGAATAATGAGTGATTGTCTGTCCAGTTTGCCAGCTCCCTACTCGCATTGCTATTCCCATAGCATTCAGTGGGGATATTGGAGGAGTAAAGGTCGCAGGATTAAACCTTATTCTAGCAACAATCTAGGAGAAAAAGAACCACCAGACAGTTTCAGATGGACTCCGCTCTGTCTCACTGTTACTCATTTTCTATCACTGCTGGAATTTTGCTGTGGAAACAAATAGCAAAGAACACAATAACAGGATTAAGAACAATGACAGACTATTAAGTCACATACCAGCGGTTTACAGCCTATGgcatttttttccactggtgcaatgttagatttttttttggcaatgttTTCGCGTTTTTTATGTACAACATTTTAGGGTGAAGCACATGACTCAATGGAGGAGGGGATGCTTTCTAGTTCTTCCCTGGGTGATAAGCGTCCACTTTGATACAGCTTGTATGTTGTTTTTGATTTTGTTCTCACACCTGAATCTGTGTAATTTGGAAAGAGGCCCCTTTTCTGCTCAGGAACAAGAATGAGGGCCTCAGTTGCCAAGCCATGCTTCATTCTTCCTGGGTATAGGAAGCCATAGAGAGCCATTAACAATCAGTGAGCAAACAATAGTAGTGAACAAACCGTAATTCTGGGAGGGCTAACGTGCACAGACTGCATAGCAATAGAGATTTGGGATCAACATACAAACAACTGGTAATTCTGTAACCCTGGGTCTAGCCTAGcaccaaagaaaagcagcatcctCTAAGGTTAGGTACTTAAATAGTGCAAGAGGACTCTGCTATTTTGAGAGGTCGAATTCAGTTTCTTGTTCTTATTTTACTTGTTCCCAGAGTCAATGCATCCTGATTATACTATACTATACCAGTCTATTCTGCAAGCTGGAAAAGTGTTTTTTAGTTATTCTACTGCTGCAGTTCTACATTCTGATTATGTAAAAACTCAAAGTTAGTATTTCTTCTCAGTAGATGTTCAATTTCTTTAGTCTTTGAAGTCACTTTGCATACtctgataataattttaatttcctgatCTAAAATGTCCAGCATTATGTTCACATATTTTAGGCTTATTTTTATGCATACCCAAGTGTGAAGTAAGCATTTAGATAGCTAGGTGAT encodes:
- the HSPB3 gene encoding LOW QUALITY PROTEIN: heat shock protein beta-3 (The sequence of the model RefSeq protein was modified relative to this genomic sequence to represent the inferred CDS: substituted 1 base at 1 genomic stop codon), with the protein product MLSSACAKSERRHQPINXSTGEAYDREEFALTLQLPQSDTGASAMAEAVIRHWVETPVRYQEQFAVQDLEAHKLDHSLFALPGPSTAALSNRRCIAESTAGAGKSGQEEENTRFQVLLDVVQFRPEDIIIQTFEGWLLIKAQHGPRMDEHGFVSRSFTRQYKLPNGVENKDLSALFCHDGILVVEMKNSVGKN